ATGTTTTGAAGTCTCTTGGTCTTTAAATTCCGCAGCGGAAGCGAGTTTATTGATGATTTTGGTTTGAGTGTCACGCAATCTATCGTACAAAATGGCATTTTCAATCGCAGAAGCCGCATAGTTTGAGATCAGCAGTAAAAGCTCTGCATCCACGTTCGTGAAGATACTCACCTTTTTATTGAGGGCTTGGAAAACGCCAATGATCTGGTCTTGATTGTCTAAGAGAGGAACAGAGAGAATCGTATGTGTCAAATAGCCTGTGGCTTTATCAATCTCGGGGTTAAAGCGGTAATCATTGTAAGCATCCACAACAATTTGTGTCTCTTTGGACAGTGCTGCATAGCCTGCCACACCTCTTTGCGTGCTAAAGTGAATAGGATGGACTTCATGGGCAACTTTTGACCAGAGCTCATCCTTTTCTTTATTGTAGACAAAAATGGAGCAACGATCTGCTTGTAAAATCTCTTTCGCAAAATGTGCCATGGACTCTAACACATCATCTAAACTTTTGGTTTTGTTGATAACTTTACCAAATTCCATTAAAATTGAAAGCTGTTTTTCCGCTGAGTTCATAATTTTCTCTTTGGTCGTAAATGATATGCGCGCATTATAACAAAGTTTTAAAATGATATTTGCAAAATCATGTGCTTTATGTATAATACAAAATAATATAATGCTTGGAGTGTTTCTCAAAATGCAAAAGAAAATTAAAGTTCTCTTAATAGAAGATGACTACGATGCGGCAGGTCAAGTCGCGCAGTATTTAGAGAGTGTAGGGTTTGAAATTGATATTTCTGAAACTGCCATTGATGGGCTTTTAAAGCTTTCTGCACAGCAGTATGATATTTTATTGTTGGACTTAAGCCTTCCTGATTTTAGCGGTTTTGAAGTGATTAAACAGATCAACAACCAAAGCAGTATTCCTATCATTGTCTTAAGCTGTCACTCCAATCTTGAAGCAAAAGTTCAAGCCTTTCGTTTTGGTGTGGATGATTATTTGTGTAAGCCTTTTATGCTTGAAGAGTTGGAAGTTCGCATGTGGGCAATTTTAAAACGCTGTTCGATGATTAAAATGGAATTTAATAAAAACAATCTTGCCATTGATTACAACAACCAAACCATTCTACTCAATCAAAAACCCGTTTCGCTTACAGCAATTGAGTACAAAATCCTTTCTTTCCTCATAGAGAACAAAAATAGGGTGGTTTATCGCAATGTTTTAGCGATTCATCTCTCATCTTTGAGCTCACCGCAATCTTTAAATTACCATATTCAAAATATTCGTAAAAAGCTAGGCGACGACCCAAAGAAGCCACGTTATATTATGACGGAGTATGGAACAGGGTATCGTTTAGTGTTATAAAAGTGTTACATTTCTTAGAATCCTCATAATAAACGAATAATGAACCATATTTTTGAGATATAATCCATCTATTGATCCAAAAAATAAGGCATATGATGGATACATCAGCGATGGAGCGTCTCAAATCTCGTTGTAAAGAGATACGAATTTTATACATTGAAGACGATGAGGTTACGAGAAAATATACGCATTCAATTTTAAGTGAATTTTTTGACTCCATTGATGTTGCTAGTGATGGGCAACATGCGTATGATCTCTTTATTGATGCAGAACTTGCTATTCCAGCCTTAGGGCTCTCGTGTGAGTCTCAATCGAGGCGTTATAATTTGGTGATTACCGACATTAAAATGCCCAAATTTGATGGCATTGCCTTGATTGCTAAAATTCGTAAAATCTGCAAAGAGACGGCGATTATTGTCACATCGGCACACAATGATGTGGAGTATTTGATTGAGACGATTCGTTTGGGCGTGGATGGGTACATCTTAAAACCGATCGAATTTGACCAGTTGTTTGACTCACTTGCCTCAACGGTTGAGACGATTTTACTTAAAGAAGAGCGACGCGCTTATACAAGTTCACTCAAGCAGACCATCGTGCTGCAACAATCGGCTCTTGAAGAGCAACTCCATACGGATGCGTTGACCAAACTCTCCAATAAAAATACACTGGATAGCATTTTAAGTCACATTCAACCTGTTGAAGTTCCCTCTTTGTTTCTGATCAATATCGATCGGTTTAAAAATTACAACAAACTCTATGGTATTGAAGTAGGCAATCAGATTCTCAAAGAGTTTGCTCATCACCTCAAAGAGGTCGCTACATCGATGTGTTACAGTGTTTTTCGTGTCTCTTCCAATGAGTTTGCGATGCTGCATCTTGATACCGAGCTCAATCCTGAAAAAATTTACGAAGATATTAACCAAACACTCGAGCTTCTCAATGGCATCGCGATCAAAGTCGAAGGGCTGAATGAGAAGATTTTGATCCATATCTCTATGGGGGTCACTTTTGATCAAGAAAATCTTTTCAATAAAGCGTTCACCGCGCTTGATTTTGCCAAACAATCGGGAAAATCGTTTGTGGTCTACACCAGCAATTTAGATGAAACAGAATCCCTTGCCAATGATTTTTACTGGCAAGATGTGATTGCCGATACGCTGGATAAAGACAATGTGGTTCCTTTTTTCCAACCCATCTGCAACAAAGAGGGTGAAATTATTAAGTATGAAGCGCTGATTCGCATCAAAACGAAGGATAAATTGGAGCAAGAA
Above is a genomic segment from Sulfurospirillum halorespirans DSM 13726 containing:
- a CDS encoding HD-GYP domain-containing protein yields the protein MNSAEKQLSILMEFGKVINKTKSLDDVLESMAHFAKEILQADRCSIFVYNKEKDELWSKVAHEVHPIHFSTQRGVAGYAALSKETQIVVDAYNDYRFNPEIDKATGYLTHTILSVPLLDNQDQIIGVFQALNKKVSIFTNVDAELLLLISNYAASAIENAILYDRLRDTQTKIINKLASAAEFKDQETSKHTKRVGLYSALLAEQYGLSRDEISKIELAAPMHDAGKIGIADKILLKQDKLTPEEFETMKTHTKLGHDLLFDEENEYLKAAALIALEHHEKWDGTGYPHGKKGENISIFGRIVAIADVFDALISTRPYKVPWSFETAHQHLQQHSGTHFDPTLIALFDKNIDKIYTIYQELKD
- a CDS encoding response regulator transcription factor — translated: MQKKIKVLLIEDDYDAAGQVAQYLESVGFEIDISETAIDGLLKLSAQQYDILLLDLSLPDFSGFEVIKQINNQSSIPIIVLSCHSNLEAKVQAFRFGVDDYLCKPFMLEELEVRMWAILKRCSMIKMEFNKNNLAIDYNNQTILLNQKPVSLTAIEYKILSFLIENKNRVVYRNVLAIHLSSLSSPQSLNYHIQNIRKKLGDDPKKPRYIMTEYGTGYRLVL
- a CDS encoding EAL domain-containing protein: MMDTSAMERLKSRCKEIRILYIEDDEVTRKYTHSILSEFFDSIDVASDGQHAYDLFIDAELAIPALGLSCESQSRRYNLVITDIKMPKFDGIALIAKIRKICKETAIIVTSAHNDVEYLIETIRLGVDGYILKPIEFDQLFDSLASTVETILLKEERRAYTSSLKQTIVLQQSALEEQLHTDALTKLSNKNTLDSILSHIQPVEVPSLFLINIDRFKNYNKLYGIEVGNQILKEFAHHLKEVATSMCYSVFRVSSNEFAMLHLDTELNPEKIYEDINQTLELLNGIAIKVEGLNEKILIHISMGVTFDQENLFNKAFTALDFAKQSGKSFVVYTSNLDETESLANDFYWQDVIADTLDKDNVVPFFQPICNKEGEIIKYEALIRIKTKDKLEQEQYVSPYYFLDIARRTRQYDSLSHKMIEKVLELMVTHPTVTFSINISFRDMLNKEIRDLLRSKMEAFRAQNQAINLVFEVVESEKTTDLNTVKNFLKYIKYEEAPIAIDDFGTGYSNFSHVMQLDPAYIKIDGSLIQEIDTSEKTRLLVQGIISFAKALHVKTIAEYVHSQTIFDQLVEMGVDEFQGYYIGEPWLELPCRP